A part of Setaria viridis chromosome 8, Setaria_viridis_v4.0, whole genome shotgun sequence genomic DNA contains:
- the LOC117866740 gene encoding uncharacterized protein isoform X2, whose amino-acid sequence MRHKLKLLPEFFKLESAIGGSEELTDFSSYTAVGEHDQFFTKAKQEGREVQQVKLETAYVHTEMASGGDFQLRYHDLQLGSVIIPRQYPGANPVDVHPTEPWFLIKISRFVHIWNYETQASHNSC is encoded by the exons ATGCGGCACAAGCTTAAGCTGCTACCTGAGTTTTTCAAACTCGAGAGTGCTATTGGAGGCTCTGAGGAGCTAACGGATTTCTCATCATACACGGCTGTGGGAGAACATGATCAATTCTTTACGAAAGCTAAGCAGGAGGGCCGTGAGGTGCAACAGGTGAAACTGGAAACTGCTTATGTACATACTGAG ATGGCATCTGGTGGTGACTTCCAGCTCAGATACCACGACCTCCAGCTGGGATCTGTG ATCATTCCCCGCCAGTATCCTGGTGCTAATCCTGTGGATGTGCATCCAACGGAGCCATG GTTTCTTATTAAAATCAGTCGATTTGTTCACATATGGAACTACGAAACACAGGCAAGTCACAATTCATGTTAA
- the LOC117866740 gene encoding vesicle-associated protein 3-1-like isoform X1, whose protein sequence is MVLNQLNVKPLHLHFPSEPNKSMVSCSLHLTNYTDDRVAFRLQIENLEEYFLGPLCGVVTPRSCYTLAVTMRHKLKLLPEFFKLESAIGGSEELTDFSSYTAVGEHDQFFTKAKQEGREVQQVKLETAYVHTEMASGGDFQLRYHDLQLGSVIIPRQYPGANPVDVHPTEPWFLIKISRFVHIWNYETQASHNSC, encoded by the exons ATGGTCCTCAACCAGCTCAATGTTAAACCACTCCACCTTCACTTCCCCTCAGAGCCAAACAAGTCGATGGTCTCGTGCTCACTGCATCTAACCAACTACACAGATGACCGTGTTGCCTTTAGGCTCCAGATTGAAAATTTGGAGGAGTACTTCTTGGGGCCACTCTGTGGTGTTGTGACTCCAAGGTCCTGCTACACCCTTGCTGTGACAATGCGGCACAAGCTTAAGCTGCTACCTGAGTTTTTCAAACTCGAGAGTGCTATTGGAGGCTCTGAGGAGCTAACGGATTTCTCATCATACACGGCTGTGGGAGAACATGATCAATTCTTTACGAAAGCTAAGCAGGAGGGCCGTGAGGTGCAACAGGTGAAACTGGAAACTGCTTATGTACATACTGAG ATGGCATCTGGTGGTGACTTCCAGCTCAGATACCACGACCTCCAGCTGGGATCTGTG ATCATTCCCCGCCAGTATCCTGGTGCTAATCCTGTGGATGTGCATCCAACGGAGCCATG GTTTCTTATTAAAATCAGTCGATTTGTTCACATATGGAACTACGAAACACAGGCAAGTCACAATTCATGTTAA